In a single window of the Lebetimonas sp. JH292 genome:
- a CDS encoding NifB/NifX family molybdenum-iron cluster-binding protein, producing MKYFIKAAHNGHPQAQQIENLPKEKTRAIFRKSGFVISVHVLDEKKMAVMITETCVSCGDCAGECPVAAILDDSKDRNPFMGERFYVKPEACVECVGHADVPRCAEACPTEGCIVWDMPYTEEFSEYYEKGNSEGKYKIRVHKKKGLMLPTVKEKPFIETVPLEEREALDKDKNEFVEKVEFVSEPDEEREKLLFKFGKLKECDLLYCIQIGPGASKIANSFNIFPVKVDKNESIKDAIEKIQNMLKNNPPIWLLRIYTAGHV from the coding sequence ATGAAATATTTTATAAAAGCGGCTCACAACGGGCATCCTCAGGCCCAGCAGATTGAAAATTTGCCAAAAGAAAAAACCCGGGCGATATTCCGGAAATCTGGCTTCGTTATCTCGGTGCATGTTCTGGATGAGAAAAAAATGGCTGTGATGATAACCGAGACTTGTGTAAGCTGCGGGGACTGTGCAGGAGAATGCCCGGTTGCTGCAATTTTGGATGATTCAAAAGACAGAAATCCGTTTATGGGTGAGCGCTTTTATGTAAAACCCGAAGCCTGTGTTGAGTGTGTAGGACACGCAGATGTGCCAAGATGTGCCGAAGCTTGCCCGACAGAAGGGTGTATTGTATGGGATATGCCTTATACTGAAGAATTCAGTGAATATTACGAAAAAGGAAACAGTGAAGGTAAATACAAAATAAGGGTTCATAAAAAGAAAGGCTTAATGCTCCCTACAGTTAAAGAAAAACCTTTTATAGAAACAGTTCCGTTAGAAGAGAGAGAAGCGCTAGATAAAGATAAAAATGAGTTTGTTGAAAAAGTAGAATTTGTAAGCGAACCTGATGAAGAGAGGGAAAAACTTTTGTTTAAATTCGGAAAATTAAAAGAGTGTGATTTACTTTATTGCATACAAATAGGACCGGGAGCTTCAAAAATAGCAAACTCTTTTAATATTTTCCCTGTGAAAGTGGATAAAAACGAAAGTATAAAAGATGCAATTGAAAAAATTCAGAATATGTTAAAAAACAATCCTCCGATATGGTTACTCAGGATTTATACTGCGGGGCATGTATAG
- a CDS encoding 4Fe-4S dicluster domain-containing protein — MVTQDLYCGACIDECPATAIVSVDNSPLEFAEFTYVKPEKCIECVDSAVPKCADVCPVDDCIVWDMPMLEKVTIM; from the coding sequence ATGGTTACTCAGGATTTATACTGCGGGGCATGTATAGATGAATGTCCGGCAACAGCTATAGTTAGTGTGGACAATTCACCTTTGGAATTTGCAGAGTTTACTTATGTAAAACCGGAAAAATGTATAGAATGTGTCGATTCGGCTGTCCCTAAATGTGCGGATGTGTGTCCTGTGGATGACTGTATTGTATGGGATATGCCTATGTTGGAAAAAGTAACAATTATGTAA